One genomic segment of Tursiops truncatus isolate mTurTru1 chromosome 4, mTurTru1.mat.Y, whole genome shotgun sequence includes these proteins:
- the DAZL gene encoding deleted in azoospermia-like: protein MSAADPDTPNSTISREASTQSSSAATSQGYVLPEGRIMPNTVFVGGIDVRMDETEIKNFFAKYGSVKEVKIITDRSGVSKGYGFVSFYNDVDVQKIVESQINFHGKKLKLGPAIRKQTLCAYHVQPRPLVFNPPPPPQFQSVWSNPHTEAYMQPPTMMSPITQYVQAYPPYPSSPVQVITGYQLPVYNYQMPPQWPVGEQRSYVISPTYTAVNYHCNEVDPGVEVLPSECSVHEATASSGNGPQKKSVDRSIQTVVSCLFNPENRLRSSFVTQEEYFKDKRVHHFRRSRAVLKSV from the exons ATG TCTGCTGCAGATCCTGACACTCCAAACTCAACCATCTCCAGAGAGGCCAGCACCCAGTCTTCATCAGCTGCCACCAGCCAAGGCTATGTTTTACCAGAAGGCAGAATCATGCCGAACACTGTTTTCGTTGGTGGAATTGATGTTAGG ATGGATGAAAccgaaattaaaaacttctttgcTAAATATGGTTCAGTAAAAGAAGTGAAGATAATCACGGATCGAAGTGGTGTGTCCAAAGG CTAtggatttgtttcattttataatgaCGTGGATGTGCAGAAGATAGTAGAA tcaCAGATAAATTTccatggtaaaaagctgaaactGGGCCCTGCAATCAGGAAACAAACTTTAT gtgcTTATCATGTGCAGCCACGTCCTTTGGTTTTTAatcctcctcctccaccacagTTTCAGAGTGTCTGGAGTAATCCACACACGGAAGCTTACATGCAGCCTCCAACCATGATGAGTCCTATTACTCAGTATGTTCAG gcTTATCCTCCTTATCCAAGTTCACCAGTTCAGGTTATCACTGGATATCAGCTGCCTGTTTATAATTATCAG aTGCCACCACAGTGGCCTGTTGGGGAGCAAAGGAGTTATGTTATTTCTCCG acTTATACAGCCGTTAACTACCACTGTAATGAAGTTGATCCAGGAGTTGAAGTTTTGCCAAGTGAATGCTCAGTTCATGAAGCTACTGCATCCTCTGGAAATGGCCCACAAAAG AAATCTGTGGACCGAAGCATACAGACAGTGGTATCTTGTCTGTTTAATCCAGAGAACAGATTGAGAAGCTCCTTTGTTACTCAAGAAGAGTACTTCAAG GATAAACGAGTTCATCACTTCAGAAGAAGTCGGGCAGTGCTTAAGTCTGTTTGA